A portion of the Plasmodium relictum strain SGS1 genome assembly, chromosome: 11 genome contains these proteins:
- a CDS encoding iron-sulfur assembly protein, putative, whose translation MTHNIKKYACLVLNNLKKYRKTSYISCRNITYCNNNLYILSFNSLNCSFKRFFNNNKNDVTLDWENSDDIADLLFEEYKNIDPLTLRFEELENMIVDTVVNKNKKKLNGSCNESVLENIQMNWLEKYNEEND comes from the coding sequence atgacgcataatataaaaaaatatgcttGTTTAGTTTTAAATAActtgaaaaaatatagaaaaactAGTTATATAAGTTGTAGGAACATTACATattgtaataataatttatatatattatcatttaattcattaaattgtagttttaaaagattttttaataacaacAAAAATGATGTAACTTTAGATTGGGAAAATTCAGATGATATAGCAGACTTACTTTttgaagaatataaaaatattgatcCTTTAACATTGAGATTTGaagaattagaaaatatGATAGTAGATACAGTTgtaaacaaaaacaaaaaaaagttaaacgGAAGTTGTAATGAAAGTGTTTTAGAAAATATTCAAATGAACTGGCTAGAAAAATACAATGAAGAGAAtgattaa
- a CDS encoding cytochrome c oxidase subunit 2, putative encodes MFKLNSKLYFGLRNINYLINNHKIHYLKPYFVEKIPLRCNKFSTVNKKVTSNVNAVKDKENMHVENVHDHGVHTKGLYHHIDHHHGNPHDHLNEDGTKKHEYDFDNYHWDDYWSNTPKQNIVIVNGQKMIKGEETKPLEYLFNVSQHNIPFWSRTRLNVWGNYNMVLKVEFLFFWIPTLIIMSIAVPCFTMLYMLDEIVHTTMTVKVIGRQWYWIYEVESPPEDDE; translated from the exons atgtttaaGTTGAATTCCAAATTATATTTCGgtttaagaaatataaattatttaataaataatcatAAAATTCATTACTTAAAACCATATTTTGTCGAAAAAATCCCATTAAGATGTAACAAATTTTCAacagtaaataaaaaagtgaCTAGTAATGTAAACGCAGTtaaagataaagaaaatatgcaTGTTGAAAATGTTCATGATCATGGAGTACATACAAAAGGGTTATATCATCATATAGATCATCATCATGGTAATCCGCATGATCACCTAAATGAAGATGGTACAAAAAAACATGAATACGATTTTGATAATTATCATTGGGATGATTATTGGTCAAATACACCAAAACAAAATATTGTAATAGTAAATGGacaaaaaatgataaaaggAGAAGAAACAAAACCAttagaatatttatttaatgttaGTCAACATAATATTCCTTTTTGGTCCAGAACAAGATTAAATGTATGGGGAAATTATAATATGGTTTTAAAAgtagaatttttatttttttggatTCCAACTCTTATAATTATGAGTATAGCTGTTCCATGCTTCACAATGTTGTATATGTTAGATGAAATAGTTCACACAACAATGACAGTAAAAGTTATAGGACGACAAtg gtaTTGGATTTATGAAGTAGAGTCTCCACCAGAAGATGATGAATAA
- the ADF2 gene encoding actin-depolymerizing factor 2, putative: MVSGVKVSDECVYEFNKLKIKHLHKYIIFRIENCEEVIVDLLEQDVELKYYSDIITHIKNNLKTTECRYIIADMPVPTPEGVLRNRIYFIFWSPDSAKSKEKMLYAASKEYLVRKINGIFKSLEITCDLEEFEDELKGIILNT, encoded by the exons ATGGTTTCAGGGGTTAAGGTATCTGATGAATGTGTTTATGAATTTAATAAACTGAAAATTAAGCATTTGcacaaatatataattttccgAATTGAAAATTGTGAAGAAGTTATTGTTGATTTATTAGAACAAGATGttgaattaaaatattatagtgATATTATAActcatattaaaaataatttaaaaacaaCAGAATGTAGATATATTATTGCtg aTATGCCAGTGCCTACTCCTGAAGGTGTATTAAGAAATAggatttattttatcttttggTCTCCAGATTCAGCAAAGTCAAAGGAGAAAATGTTATATGCAGCATCAAAAGAATATCTagttagaaaaataaatggaATTTTTAAGAGTTTAGAAATTACTTGTGATTTAGAAGAATTTGAAGATGAGTTAAAGggaataattttaaataccTAA